From the Anaeromyxobacter sp. genome, one window contains:
- a CDS encoding outer membrane beta-barrel protein, with translation MLGSSAPALAGAGNGIRFGGSEGRLHPFLELEVRYDSNAYATEAGATVADVILHVRPGLQLSIPGETTAVDFKGALDWAQYLGMDDPGSKDLSNLFADAQLGIGINRNGTLGLELEDTFRRSNRPQALSFATGTISNYNLLALKAPWKPGGGALTLNVNGGWAMETYEAPLSGFVCADPNDDPATCTPVPASDVSKLGYNELRAGAGAAWKFLPRTSALFDFGYFKRMPNDTAVVTLDPGGYRVTAGVTGLVTPHLGATVKAGYGSTTGVTPTLGTFLATVEGEWIPSETASVKLGYGHDLGVDPGFQYTSNRVSLAARQLMAGRYTLAFSASYDNLAFQGGGSTDILRASPSLGIDVTRWLKLELAYAFTDRASSGAAASDYSKHEAWLKATCTY, from the coding sequence ATGCTGGGGTCCTCCGCCCCGGCCCTGGCCGGGGCCGGCAACGGCATCCGCTTCGGCGGGAGCGAGGGGCGGCTGCACCCGTTCCTGGAGCTTGAGGTGCGCTACGACTCCAACGCCTACGCCACCGAGGCGGGCGCCACGGTCGCCGACGTGATCCTGCACGTCCGGCCTGGCCTGCAGCTCTCCATCCCGGGCGAGACCACGGCGGTGGACTTCAAGGGCGCGCTCGACTGGGCGCAGTACCTCGGCATGGACGACCCCGGGTCCAAGGACCTCTCCAACCTCTTCGCCGACGCCCAGCTCGGCATCGGCATCAACCGGAACGGCACCCTCGGGCTCGAGCTGGAGGACACCTTCCGGCGCAGCAACCGGCCCCAGGCGCTCTCCTTCGCCACCGGCACCATCTCCAACTACAACCTCCTGGCGCTGAAGGCGCCCTGGAAGCCGGGCGGCGGCGCGCTCACGCTGAACGTCAACGGCGGCTGGGCCATGGAGACCTACGAGGCCCCGCTGTCCGGCTTCGTCTGCGCCGACCCGAACGACGACCCGGCCACCTGCACGCCGGTGCCCGCCTCCGACGTCTCCAAGCTCGGCTACAACGAGCTGCGGGCCGGCGCCGGCGCGGCCTGGAAGTTCCTGCCGCGCACCTCGGCGCTCTTCGACTTCGGCTACTTCAAGCGCATGCCCAACGACACCGCGGTGGTGACCCTCGATCCGGGCGGCTACCGCGTCACGGCCGGGGTCACCGGGCTGGTCACGCCGCACCTCGGCGCCACCGTCAAGGCCGGCTACGGCAGCACCACCGGCGTGACCCCCACCCTGGGCACCTTCCTGGCCACCGTCGAGGGCGAGTGGATCCCCAGCGAGACCGCCTCGGTGAAGCTGGGCTACGGGCACGACCTGGGCGTCGACCCGGGCTTCCAGTACACCTCGAACCGGGTCTCGCTGGCCGCCCGCCAGCTGATGGCCGGCCGCTACACCCTGGCCTTCAGCGCCTCCTACGACAACCTGGCCTTCCAGGGCGGCGGCAGCACCGACATCCTGCGGGCCTCGCCCTCCCTGGGCATCGACGTGACGCGCTGGCTGAAGCTGGAGCTGGCGTACGCCTTCACCGACCGCGCCTCGAGCGGCGCGGCCGCCTCCGACTACAGCAAGCACGAGGCCTGGCTGAAGGCCACCTGCACCTACTAG
- the recA gene encoding recombinase RecA: MSKLAERMKALAQALGSIEKQFGKGSIMRLSEDQQPEPVAVVPTGSLGLDLALGVGGLPRGRVVEIFGPESSGKTTLALHAIAEVQKQGGVAAFVDAEHALDVGYARKLGVSLADLLVSQPDTGEQALEITEQLVRSGAVDLVVVDSVAALVPKAEIEGEMGDAHMGVQARLMSQALRKLTAVVSRNQSLVIFINQIRMKIGVVFGNPETTTGGHALKFYASVRLDIRRIGAVKEGEVAVGNRTRVKVVKNKVAPPFREAEFDIRYGVGVDRFAEAIDLAVERGLLEKAGAYYSLDGERIGQGRERTAEWLRANPAAFERLARRLLEAAAAGAPAQGAGREAEVSAA, translated from the coding sequence ATGAGCAAGCTGGCGGAGCGGATGAAGGCCCTGGCGCAGGCGCTGGGCAGCATCGAGAAGCAGTTCGGCAAGGGGTCGATCATGCGCCTCTCGGAGGACCAGCAGCCCGAGCCGGTGGCGGTGGTGCCCACCGGCTCGCTGGGGCTCGACCTGGCGCTGGGGGTGGGCGGGCTGCCGCGCGGCCGGGTGGTGGAGATCTTCGGCCCGGAGTCCTCCGGCAAGACCACCCTGGCCCTGCACGCCATCGCCGAGGTGCAGAAGCAGGGCGGGGTGGCGGCCTTCGTCGACGCCGAGCACGCCCTCGACGTGGGCTACGCCCGCAAGCTGGGGGTGAGCCTGGCCGACCTGCTGGTGTCGCAGCCCGACACCGGCGAGCAGGCCCTGGAGATCACCGAGCAGCTGGTCCGCTCCGGGGCGGTGGACCTGGTGGTGGTCGACTCGGTGGCGGCGCTGGTGCCCAAGGCCGAGATCGAGGGCGAGATGGGCGACGCCCACATGGGCGTGCAGGCCCGCCTCATGAGCCAGGCCCTGCGCAAGCTGACCGCGGTGGTGTCGCGCAACCAGTCGCTGGTGATCTTCATCAACCAGATCCGGATGAAGATCGGGGTGGTCTTCGGCAACCCGGAGACCACCACCGGCGGCCACGCCCTCAAGTTCTACGCCTCGGTGCGGCTCGACATCCGGCGCATCGGGGCGGTCAAGGAGGGGGAGGTGGCGGTGGGCAACCGCACCCGGGTCAAGGTGGTGAAGAACAAGGTGGCGCCGCCCTTCCGCGAGGCCGAGTTCGACATCCGCTACGGCGTGGGGGTGGACCGCTTCGCCGAGGCCATCGACCTGGCGGTGGAGCGCGGGCTCCTCGAGAAGGCCGGGGCGTACTACTCGCTCGACGGGGAGCGCATCGGCCAGGGGCGGGAGCGGACCGCCGAGTGGCTGCGGGCCAACCCGGCCGCCTTCGAGCGGCTGGCGCGCCGCCTGCTGGAGGCCGCGGCCGCCGGGGCGCCCGCCCAGGGCGCCGGGCGCGAGGCGGAGGTGAGCGCGGCCTGA
- a CDS encoding uracil-DNA glycosylase, translating into MSRGAAPLPRLAAAITSCRACPRLVAWREEVARLKRRAYAAEPYWGRPVPGFGDPAAPLLVLGLAPGAHGANRTGRVFTGDASGDFLFAALHRAGLASRPASRARDDGFALSGAWLSNAVRCVPPDNRPAPGELARCAPFLARELSAVRPRVVLALGAVAWAAAQGWLEGAGHALPRPRPRFAHGAELQLPGAPALLASYHVSQQNTRTGRLTAAMFDAVLARAAALGGAAGGDVAAGLPGGR; encoded by the coding sequence CTGAGCCGCGGGGCGGCCCCGCTCCCGCGCCTGGCGGCGGCCATCACCAGCTGCCGCGCCTGCCCGAGGCTGGTGGCCTGGCGCGAGGAGGTGGCCCGCCTGAAGCGGCGCGCCTACGCCGCCGAGCCCTACTGGGGCCGGCCGGTGCCCGGCTTCGGCGATCCCGCCGCGCCGCTGCTGGTGCTGGGGCTGGCGCCCGGCGCCCACGGCGCCAACCGGACCGGCCGGGTCTTCACCGGCGACGCCTCCGGCGACTTCCTCTTCGCCGCCCTGCACCGCGCCGGCCTGGCCTCCCGCCCCGCCTCCAGGGCGCGAGACGACGGCTTCGCCCTCTCCGGCGCCTGGCTCTCCAACGCGGTCCGCTGCGTGCCCCCGGACAACCGGCCGGCGCCGGGTGAGCTGGCGCGCTGCGCCCCCTTCCTGGCGCGCGAGCTCTCGGCGGTGCGGCCGCGGGTGGTGCTGGCGCTGGGGGCGGTGGCCTGGGCGGCGGCCCAGGGCTGGCTGGAGGGCGCCGGCCACGCCCTGCCGCGGCCCCGGCCGCGCTTCGCCCACGGCGCGGAGCTCCAGCTCCCCGGGGCGCCGGCGCTGCTGGCGAGCTACCACGTGTCGCAGCAGAACACCCGCACCGGCCGGCTCACGGCGGCCATGTTCGACGCGGTGCTGGCGCGCGCGGCGGCGCTCGGCGGCGCGGCAGGCGGCGACGTGGCGGCGGGCCTGCCCGGCGGACGCTGA
- a CDS encoding polysaccharide biosynthesis/export family protein — protein sequence MSSLRRTALLAALLVVAGCAPRSRPTPPPPPSNAAAVDLAATSLGAGDLFEVRVFQEPELSGVYQVGPQGDIIFPLCKRVVVGGLTANGAAEKLRACLSEGFMRNPQVSVLVKEYNSKKVFVFGEVQKPGTFAFEDGMSIIQALTLAGGFTRNAAQNSTSVTRLVNGQEVKSKVNVQDIALGKAPNVTLEPGDIVYVPESMF from the coding sequence ATGTCCTCCCTCCGCCGCACCGCCCTGCTGGCCGCCCTGCTCGTCGTGGCGGGCTGCGCGCCGCGCTCCCGGCCCACGCCGCCGCCGCCGCCGTCCAACGCCGCGGCGGTGGACCTGGCGGCCACCTCGCTGGGCGCCGGCGACCTCTTCGAGGTGCGGGTCTTCCAGGAGCCCGAGCTCTCCGGCGTCTACCAGGTGGGCCCGCAGGGCGACATCATCTTCCCGCTCTGCAAGCGGGTGGTGGTGGGCGGCCTGACGGCCAACGGCGCGGCCGAGAAGCTGCGCGCCTGCCTCTCCGAGGGGTTCATGCGGAACCCCCAGGTCTCGGTGCTGGTCAAGGAGTACAACTCCAAGAAGGTCTTCGTCTTCGGCGAGGTGCAGAAGCCCGGCACCTTCGCCTTCGAGGACGGGATGTCGATCATCCAGGCCCTCACCCTGGCCGGCGGCTTCACCCGCAACGCCGCGCAGAACTCCACCTCCGTGACCAGGCTGGTCAACGGCCAGGAGGTGAAGTCCAAGGTGAACGTGCAGGACATCGCCCTGGGCAAGGCGCCCAACGTGACGCTGGAGCCCGGCGACATCGTCTACGTGCCGGAGTCGATGTTCTGA
- the pssA gene encoding CDP-diacylglycerol--serine O-phosphatidyltransferase → MQINLRKAMFVLPNLFTVGSIFLGFYALVLCSGEASPVQLYQAALAIFFAMFFDAFDGRVARMTKTQSDFGVQLDSLADVMSFGAAPALLVYKWALAPLGFFGLFVSFAFAACGALRLARFNVLAARGDKGSSAFFVGLPIPLAAGTIVAIVIAHYKQFGEATSAADRLPVAAVVILLSFLMVSTVKYRTFKDARVSPRSLLVFGFLAVTGLVVGWVTRASFVLAVYMAAYIAMGLAESLFFHARRIPNLAKLPPAVRAELEADEALEPSDEEDEGTDKDERDEYI, encoded by the coding sequence ATGCAGATCAACCTGCGGAAGGCGATGTTCGTCCTCCCCAACCTGTTCACGGTCGGCTCGATCTTCCTCGGGTTCTACGCCCTCGTCCTGTGCTCGGGCGAGGCGTCCCCGGTGCAGCTCTACCAGGCCGCCCTGGCCATCTTCTTCGCCATGTTCTTCGACGCCTTCGACGGGCGCGTGGCGCGCATGACCAAGACCCAGAGCGACTTCGGGGTCCAGCTCGACAGCCTGGCCGACGTGATGTCCTTCGGCGCCGCCCCGGCCCTGCTGGTCTACAAGTGGGCGCTGGCCCCGCTGGGCTTCTTCGGGCTCTTCGTCTCCTTCGCCTTCGCCGCCTGCGGCGCGCTGCGCCTGGCGCGCTTCAACGTGCTGGCGGCGCGCGGCGACAAGGGCTCCTCGGCCTTCTTCGTGGGGCTGCCCATCCCGCTGGCCGCCGGCACCATCGTGGCCATCGTCATCGCCCACTACAAGCAGTTCGGCGAGGCCACCAGCGCGGCCGACCGGCTGCCGGTGGCGGCGGTGGTCATCCTGCTCTCCTTCCTGATGGTCTCCACGGTGAAGTACCGGACCTTCAAGGACGCCCGGGTCTCGCCCCGGAGCCTGCTGGTCTTCGGCTTCCTGGCGGTGACCGGCCTGGTGGTGGGCTGGGTCACCCGCGCCTCCTTCGTGCTGGCGGTCTACATGGCCGCCTACATCGCCATGGGCCTGGCCGAGTCGCTCTTCTTCCACGCCCGCCGCATCCCCAACCTGGCCAAGCTGCCGCCGGCGGTGCGCGCCGAGCTCGAGGCCGACGAGGCCCTCGAGCCCTCCGACGAGGAGGACGAGGGCACGGACAAGGACGAGCGGGACGAGTACATCTAG
- a CDS encoding phosphatidylglycerophosphatase A, with protein sequence MLPSLSSLSRRYAGRAGKRGPAPAGPPDAWTLLAAWGPCGFSPVAPGTVGTLGAVPLAWLVSLLPPLPAWTFLPAFFALAVHAAGRAGHHWGVVDASGIVIDEVVGYLVTMAFVPFSWPAALAGFLLFRLFDVTKPWPASAFDRVKSGFGVVMDDVAAGLWAGGALWLLARWAPWVTTWG encoded by the coding sequence GTGCTCCCCTCCCTCTCCTCGCTCTCCCGGCGCTACGCCGGGCGCGCCGGCAAGCGTGGCCCCGCCCCTGCCGGCCCACCCGACGCCTGGACCCTGCTGGCCGCCTGGGGCCCGTGTGGCTTCAGCCCGGTGGCGCCCGGCACGGTGGGGACCCTGGGCGCCGTGCCGCTGGCCTGGCTGGTGAGCCTGCTGCCGCCGCTGCCCGCCTGGACCTTCCTGCCGGCCTTCTTCGCCCTGGCGGTGCACGCCGCCGGGCGCGCCGGCCACCACTGGGGCGTGGTGGACGCCTCCGGCATCGTCATCGACGAGGTGGTGGGCTACCTGGTCACCATGGCCTTCGTCCCCTTCTCCTGGCCGGCCGCCCTGGCCGGCTTCCTGCTCTTCCGGCTCTTCGACGTCACCAAGCCCTGGCCGGCCTCGGCGTTCGACCGGGTCAAGAGCGGCTTCGGCGTGGTGATGGACGACGTGGCGGCCGGCCTGTGGGCCGGCGGCGCGCTCTGGCTGCTGGCGCGCTGGGCGCCCTGGGTGACGACATGGGGCTGA
- a CDS encoding competence/damage-inducible protein A — MTVELLSTGDELLTGQVVDTNSTWLMDRLWDLGLMVRRKTLVGDDRQDLAAAVRECCGRADAVVMSGGMGPTEDDLTAEVVAGVLGVPLEQHEPSLRAIEARFASLGRAMTPNNAKQARFPRGAEVHPNRFGTAPGFSVTVGRATLTCLAGVPAEFKGLCEEVVLPRLAARLEGAPSARVLKLFGVPESHADQVMRPVMDDPDNRGVRFGYRAHFPEVHLKWSATGPGAEARAAAIEAAVRALFGDAVWGTGKEELAALVVGRLAARGEKVALAESCTGGMVAELLTRVPGASQVLDLGVVAYADRMKTAVVGVDEALLLAHGAVSEPVARALAEGVRRAAAATWGVGITGIAGPTGGTPEKPVGTVHLALAGPQGTQAVARLYRGDRGRVRHLAAYEALDLLRRALS, encoded by the coding sequence CTGACGGTCGAGCTGCTCTCCACCGGCGACGAGCTGCTGACCGGCCAGGTGGTGGACACCAACTCCACCTGGCTGATGGACCGGCTCTGGGACCTGGGGCTGATGGTGCGCCGCAAGACGCTGGTGGGCGACGACCGCCAGGACCTGGCCGCCGCGGTGCGCGAGTGCTGCGGCCGCGCCGACGCGGTGGTGATGTCCGGCGGCATGGGGCCCACCGAGGACGACCTGACCGCCGAGGTGGTGGCCGGGGTCCTCGGCGTGCCGCTCGAGCAGCACGAGCCCTCGCTGCGCGCCATCGAGGCCCGCTTCGCCTCGCTGGGCCGCGCCATGACGCCCAACAACGCCAAGCAGGCCCGCTTCCCGCGCGGCGCCGAGGTCCACCCCAACCGCTTCGGCACGGCCCCGGGCTTCAGCGTGACGGTGGGGCGCGCCACCCTCACCTGCCTGGCCGGCGTGCCGGCGGAGTTCAAGGGGCTGTGCGAGGAGGTGGTGCTGCCGCGGCTGGCGGCCCGCCTCGAGGGGGCGCCGTCGGCGCGGGTCCTCAAGCTCTTCGGCGTGCCCGAGAGCCACGCCGACCAGGTGATGCGACCGGTGATGGACGACCCCGACAACCGCGGCGTCCGCTTCGGCTACCGGGCCCACTTCCCCGAGGTCCACCTGAAGTGGAGCGCCACCGGCCCCGGCGCCGAGGCGCGCGCCGCCGCCATCGAGGCCGCGGTGCGGGCCCTCTTCGGCGACGCCGTGTGGGGCACCGGCAAGGAGGAGCTGGCGGCGCTGGTGGTGGGGCGCCTGGCGGCCCGCGGCGAGAAGGTGGCCCTGGCCGAGAGCTGCACCGGCGGGATGGTGGCCGAGCTCCTGACCCGCGTGCCGGGCGCCTCGCAGGTGCTGGACCTGGGCGTGGTGGCCTACGCCGACCGGATGAAGACGGCGGTGGTGGGCGTGGACGAGGCGCTGCTCCTGGCCCACGGCGCCGTCTCGGAGCCCGTGGCGCGCGCCCTGGCCGAGGGGGTGCGGCGCGCCGCGGCGGCCACCTGGGGCGTGGGCATCACCGGCATCGCCGGGCCCACCGGCGGCACGCCGGAGAAGCCGGTGGGCACCGTGCACCTGGCGCTGGCCGGCCCGCAGGGCACGCAGGCAGTGGCCCGGCTCTACCGCGGCGACCGCGGGCGGGTGCGCCACCTGGCGGCCTACGAGGCGCTCGACCTCCTGCGCCGGGCGCTCAGCTGA
- a CDS encoding YifB family Mg chelatase-like AAA ATPase, with protein MLARVHSAAVLGVEAVPVVVEVESANGMPYFHLVGLANGAVAEAKVRVQAAVRNCGVALPSKRVVVNLAPADLRKDGPGLDLPIAVALLAASQELAPARLEGLRFLGELSLTGEVRPVRGVLPVAMEARRSGAHGLVVPEANALEAAVVAGLQVHGVRHLAQLVAWGNGTAALPRLPLALVPDPAPPPPDLCDVAGQAHAKRALEVAAAGGHNLLLFGPPGSGKTMLARRLPGLLPPLDFQEALEATVVHSVAGLTRHRGLLVDRPFRAPHHSISDAGLVGGTSQPRPGEVSLAHHGVLFLDELPEFRRHVLEALRQPAEDGEVTLARAGRTVTYPAQFTLVAAMNPCPCGHFGDTQRRCRCTTPELVRYRRRISGPLLDRIDLQVDVPAVPPAALGGAGEGVASAEVRARVALVRSRSAERAPAARVNARLRGAALRACCALEPDGRAVLVQAMERLGLSARAHDKVLRVARTIADLAGAEQVRREHVAEAIQYRALDRPLS; from the coding sequence ATGCTGGCACGCGTCCACTCCGCTGCGGTCCTCGGCGTCGAGGCCGTCCCCGTGGTGGTCGAGGTGGAGTCCGCCAACGGGATGCCCTACTTCCACCTGGTGGGGCTGGCCAACGGCGCGGTGGCCGAGGCCAAGGTGCGGGTGCAGGCGGCGGTGCGCAACTGCGGCGTGGCGCTCCCCTCCAAGCGCGTGGTGGTCAACCTGGCGCCGGCCGACCTGCGCAAGGACGGCCCCGGGCTCGACCTGCCCATCGCCGTGGCGCTGCTGGCGGCCAGCCAGGAGCTGGCGCCGGCCCGGCTGGAGGGGCTGCGCTTCCTGGGCGAGCTGTCGCTGACCGGCGAGGTGCGGCCGGTGCGCGGCGTGCTGCCGGTGGCCATGGAGGCGCGCCGCAGCGGGGCGCACGGGCTGGTGGTGCCGGAGGCCAACGCGCTGGAGGCGGCGGTGGTCGCCGGCCTGCAGGTCCACGGGGTGCGCCACCTGGCCCAGCTGGTGGCCTGGGGCAACGGCACGGCCGCGCTGCCGCGCCTGCCGCTGGCGCTGGTGCCCGACCCGGCGCCGCCCCCGCCGGATCTGTGCGACGTGGCCGGGCAGGCCCACGCCAAGCGGGCGCTGGAGGTGGCGGCCGCCGGCGGCCACAACCTGCTGCTCTTCGGTCCGCCCGGCAGCGGCAAGACCATGCTGGCGCGCCGCCTGCCCGGCCTCCTGCCGCCGCTCGACTTCCAGGAGGCCCTGGAGGCCACCGTGGTCCACAGCGTGGCCGGGTTGACGCGCCACCGCGGCCTGCTGGTGGACCGCCCCTTCCGGGCGCCGCACCACAGCATCTCCGACGCCGGCCTGGTGGGTGGCACCTCCCAGCCCAGGCCGGGCGAGGTCTCGCTGGCCCACCACGGCGTGCTCTTCCTCGACGAGCTGCCCGAGTTCCGCCGCCACGTGCTGGAGGCGCTGCGCCAGCCGGCCGAGGACGGCGAGGTGACGCTGGCGCGGGCCGGCCGCACCGTCACCTACCCGGCCCAGTTCACCCTGGTGGCGGCCATGAACCCGTGCCCCTGCGGCCACTTCGGCGACACCCAGCGCCGCTGCCGCTGCACCACCCCGGAGCTGGTGCGCTACCGGCGGCGCATCAGCGGCCCGCTGCTCGACCGCATCGACCTGCAGGTGGACGTGCCGGCGGTGCCCCCGGCCGCGCTGGGGGGCGCCGGGGAGGGCGTGGCCAGCGCGGAGGTGCGGGCCCGGGTGGCGCTGGTGCGGAGCCGCTCCGCCGAGCGGGCCCCGGCGGCCCGGGTCAACGCCCGGCTGCGCGGGGCCGCCCTGCGCGCCTGCTGCGCCCTCGAGCCCGACGGGCGGGCCGTGCTGGTGCAGGCCATGGAGCGGCTGGGGCTGTCGGCGCGGGCCCACGACAAGGTGCTGCGGGTGGCCCGCACCATCGCCGACCTGGCCGGCGCCGAGCAGGTGCGCCGCGAGCACGTGGCCGAGGCCATCCAGTACCGGGCCCTGGACCGGCCCCTGAGCTGA